The window CTCCATAATAGAAAAGGCATCCACTCTATCTATGGTCGTAACCTCCACATTGCTTGGCTTCCCCCATCCAAAATCTGCCCCATACATcctataatattaaaaactatgattaaaATACAAGACCAGGTTTTGCTTGAATTATAGGTATGACCATAAAGTACTATGATTAAGATTGCTATTAAATAAAGAATTGTTcaaagatatttaattaaaattattttcaaaagtaaTGTTGCTagtaaaatatctaaaaataacatgtattaatttattattttttccttataatATTATTGTGCATTAGATTATTAATATATCatagcaaaattaaaaaattacttttactGTTGCATCAAACTGTCAACTCTTTACTTCACctaatatatgtttgtttttagagAACACCCGTTCACAATTTGAAGCAATCATTATTAACGTTACTTTGAATTTTGCAGCCCGCAAGTACACGTATTTTGCCTGCGTGCTCAAGGTCATACTTATTAAATCTAGCACGGGTTGATCTAATCAAGAGGTTGGGTTTTGAGTTTTATATATCAACTCAAgtcaacttgaattaatttaaaaaaatttaaaaaaattaaaattttaatattttatataaaaaaatgaagaaaaaattcatgtaaatataaactatacatattgtaaataatgaaatttaaaataatattttaaaaagttttttatcccatattaaaaatatattatgttaaacttttaagttaaaatattttaaccaaaaaagtTTCTTATCCCgtattgaaaaatatagtttttttcttgtaaacatagagtatatatattaatgtgtttcaaatccgacattgaaaaaacataacctttttcttggaaacataaagtatatatactaatggatttcaaatcccacattgaaaaaacatggtttttttcttgtgaacatagagtatatatactaatgtgtttcaaatcccacattgaaaaaacataacttttttcttggaaacatagagtatatatactaatggatttcaaatcccacattgaaaaaacatggtttttttcttgagaacatagagtatatatactaatgtgtttcaaatcccacattgaaaaaagataacttttttcttgggaatatagagtatatatactaatgagttttcaatctcatattaaaaaaaaaacttttctgttgagaatatagagtatatatactaataggtttcaaatctcacattaaaaagatactatgttatccttttaagttgaagtatttaaaccaaaaggttttttatcccacattacaaaaacataattttttttcttgagaacatagagtatatatactaatgggtttcaaatcccacatttgaaaaaaaaaacattgggtCACTGGTTGACCCGCTAGGTCGTTGCACTGACCGGTCTTTTGACAAACCCGGACCAGTCCAGCCCCTAGGTCctgggtcgacccgccgggccgatccgggtttaataactatgctcaAGAGCTTTGGGACTAATACTTTAAGTCTGACAACTATTCACGAAACGCATAAAatttattacataaaaataataatatataaccaCACgtaacacataaaatttattaaacaataattaaaaaacaatacaagattgtACTTactaaaaattctataaaaacaaatattagtattcataaaaaattactctaaataaaattaagaaaaaaatcacaaatgaatAATGTCTACCTCTCTAGGAACTAAATACACcgaatatcatttaaaaataagaacAGTCTAATTATAACAtaaccaaaaaattatttgaaaaaatatacacaaataatgcattattttaaaaaaaaactgattttttaaaaattataaaaaaaatttaattaggcTAGGCACATGCTAACTTGGTAAGTCAAGCACTTGGGTCTGGTAAATATTTTAGATCCACGTTATTTTGAACTAGACAGCCCACCAAGTCCAATCACTTTGGACGTGGCTGGCACGAAGTCTAGACATCTTGGGTGTGGCAAGATGTTAGACCCATGTTCCTTGGGTGTGGCAACAATGTTAAACCAACATAAAATTTAgtgaacaataattaaaaacaaatgcatgGTTGCAcataacacataaaatttattgaacaataattagaaaaaaacaatgcaaggctacacttattaaaatattataaaaaaatttaatttatatagaattaaaaaaaaaactatagatgaATCATACCTACCTCTCTAAGAACTAAACACAcctaatatcatttaaaaataagcaTAATCTAACTAAAACAtaaaccaaaaatttatttgaaaaaatatacgcaaataatgaattatttaaaaaaaactaaaattttgttttttaaaaaataaccaggCTAGGCGCTTACGAACTTAGTAAGCAAGGCACTTTGGTCTGGCAAATATGTTAGACTCACATTCCTATTTTTTCATCCATAAAATGCTCATAAGTTTAATTTTCACTCTTCTGCTTGTACTTTCAAGGATATAATAACTTTCATTTAGGTTAATGAGGTTAATGATgtcttgatttgttgtcaaatcATATTTATCTTGCTCGTCATGTTCggtttcataaaaatatttttccttctgacaagtctaaaaaaattatagctttACCCACACAACCTTCTGCTGCCACTTTACACCCTCTCACACCACCTTATCCAGTCACTCACCTGATGCCCCATACACTTACTACAACCCCTTTGGCTCCTTTATCATTACTTGCATATCACTGTCATGATCATTCTTCAGGTGTAGGTTCAGATTCACCACACTCACATGTGTCTTCCATCTTTCTTGCCAGCTCCCCTAATACTTCCCATGCTGGTTCCCCTGCTGTGGTTGTCTCCCCTCTGATTCTCCTACTAGTTCTCCCTCTCGGCCTGATCATTCCTCTATTTCCCCTCCTAGACTTAACTTATATATTGATTTGTATAAATTCAATCTTCAGTAAGTCCTAGCCTGTGTTTTTTCAACTCCATCTTAGGTTGCCCACACTCATTCCATGGTGCTTCGCCCACGTCCatctaaaaacatcaacttGAGTGTTGCATCTGACTCTCGAGTTGTGTCTTTACCTCAACAAGAGCTACTTTCATTTAAGGATGCCAATAGGTACTTGATTTGGCATAATGCCATGCAGGAGAAAATTCGAGCCCTTCACTATAATCAGACTGTGTTGTTGATGCCCTCTCATCTATCTATGAATGTGATTGACAGTAAGTGAGTGTATAAGATTAAATGACATACTGATGGTTAGGTTGACCGATATAAAGCACGGTTGGTTACCCGTAGTTTCATTGAGCAAGAGGGGATTGATTATTTGGAGACATTTAGTATGGCGGTTCAGCCCACAATGATTCAGCTTGTACTTACTATTGTTGTCTCTTATgattggaaaattcatcagtTGGATGACCATAATGCTTTCTTGAATGACATTCTTTAAGAAGAGGTGTACAACCACCTGGTTGTATTGACCATACACTTCCGTCTCATATGTGTCGTCTTCATAAATCCTTGTATGGCTTGGAACAAGCACCTCGAGCACGGTACAACTGGTTAAGCGAGTTTCTAATTTCCATTGGATTTCAGGCATCCAAGGTTAAtacttctctttttcttttttttttatcaaatgtaagaagtatatagataaaaaagaacaagacaAACTTGCGGTACAAATTGGAAACTAGTAGAACTGTACATGCACcagcaaagggaacagactcccttgacCTTAGCAAAACACAATAGGTGAGTGTTGGGGAACATTCTCCCCAGCACAAGCCAACCAGAAAATTAGGATCCCTTATACACTGATCTAAAAAATCAACCTACCATCCAAAAACCTTGGGAACTAGGCTCCCACAGcgacaaaacaaaaatagatcCCCTGCTCCTATAAAGCTTTCCAATCAGGTTGGACACGAGCACTCAAGGGAACAACATCTTATGAGCAAAAGCATGAACAACGCTCATGCAGAGCAAAATAGAATACCAACACCCCTCATGCAGGGGACAAAGATGCTCCACTGAACAAGCAGAAGGAACCGATCTAGCAAACCAGCCTAACATCCCAAAGCATGCCACATCCGGCAACAGTCGAAACAACAAGCAAACCAGGGAGACACAAGGCATCTCCCAGGAGAACAACCGGCAGCAAAAGCAGGACCAGGGACAACAACCCGCAAGGAACCACTCCTAGCAGAACCAGCAAGGATCTAGCCAGCAACAAGTAAAGCACGAAAGCAACAACAAGGAAGGAACAATAAGCAGCCTAATActtctctttttattctttctttcggTGGTGCTATGATTTATTTGCttgtgtatgttgatgatattctatTTATCGGGAGTAACTCAACCTTGCTTCATTGATTTATTACTTTGCTGCAATTAGAATTTAAGCTTCGAGGCTTAGGTTTTGTTCATTTCTTCTTGGGCATTGAAGTTAAATCTACTGTTATGAGTCTCTTACTCAGTCAACCCAAGTATGCACTAGATATCATCCAACGAGTAGGTATGGCTTCTTGTAAACCAGTTGATGCTCATTCGTCTACCTCGTTCAAATTAAGAATTGTGCCTGGTACTCTTCACTCTGATCCGACACGCTATAGACAGAATATTGAGGCTATACAATATCTTACTTTTACTATTGATTCCTCCTTGTCCCTTCATGGTTTCACAAATGCTAATTggatatgttgatgatattctatTGACCGGGAGTAACTCAACCTTGCTTCACCGATTTATTACTTTGTTGCAATTAGAATTTAAGCTTCAAGACTTAGGTTTTGTTCATTTCTTCTTGGGCATTGAAGTTAAATCTACTGCTATGGGTCTCTTACTCAGTCAACCCAAGTATGTACTAGATATCATCCAACGAGTAGGTATGGCTTCTTGCAAACCGGTTGATGCTCATTCTTCTACCTCGTTCAAATTAAGAATTGTGCCTGGTACTCTTCACTCTGATCCGACACGCTATAGACAGATTATTGAGGCTATACAATATCTTACTTTCACTAGACCTGATATTTGTTATGCAGTCAATAAGAtatgtcagtttatgcatgctcctactgAGGATCATTTGGCTATTGTTAAACATATCCTGTTACCTCTAGGCTACAACCTCTTATGGTCTGCACATTACTCAGGATTCCTCTTTGTCCCTTCATGGTTTCACAAATGTTGATCGAAAATCAATAGATAGTTATCTTGTGTATCTTGGTTTTACCcatatttcataaaaatccGAGAAACAAAGCACTGTTGCCAGGTCTTCTACAGAAGTAGAATACAAAGCCTTAGCTGATGATACTGCTGAAATCTTATGGATTTGCTCTTTATTGTCAGAACTTCGGCTTTCATCTTCGTCCATGACTACGTTATGGTGTGATAATTTAGGAGCCACTTTCTTATCTGTCAATCCAGTGTTTCTCGCCTATACTAAACATGTTGAAGTTGACTATCACTTTATTCATGATCACATTGCTAAGTAAGAAATTTAGGTACAATTCATTTCTTCCAAGGACCAACTAGATGATGTCCTTGCCAAGCCTCTCCCTCCAGTCTTGGTTGCTTATTTTCGTTCCAAGTTTCGGGTGGAATCTCCACCTTCAGCTTGACGAGGTGTATTAAGGAAAGAGACTTATATATGTAAATAACTTAAATAGAAATAGTTATCATGCTTAGTATATTTCACCCTTGTATTGTACGCAACCCTaaaagtataaatacaaagaaatgaTAGCTCTTATTAACAATCACAATAATTCACATAAAGGCAATCTCTCCATACGGAACTTAATTGAGGGGAAGACCCCCTTGCCATTTGAGCATCCCTCAACTTCtaccggtttaaattttttaaaaaatttgtgtgatccatatatatatgtatatatatatataattttggtaGGATTTATGGAAATAATTTACTGTAAGagaattgataattaaaaagtagTTATAAACGTAGCTTTAGCAAAAGATAATCAAAATTTCACAAGCACAAGCAAATAGCATTACATAAATAACTCCAAAAGTCCAAGAAATTAAAGCACagcatacattaaaaaaaaaacaaaaaaaaaaaacaaagaacaggTAGAGGCATGTCCTAGAGAGGCACAAGATTACAGTTTACATTCGAAGGCCACTGGCAAATAGAGAACCGAATAGTTTCATTTCATGCTCCTTCAAGACTAAACCAACTTCAACTCCACCACTTTCGTCTTTGCTCTCCATAATAGAAAAGGCATCCACTCTATCTATGGTCGTAACCTCCACATTGCTTGGCTTCCCCCATCCAAAATCTGCCCCATACATCCCAAATCGGTTTGTCCCAACAGCTCGAACCTGTCGAATATCTGGTTCCCAGTCATTGTATGGTAACCTCTCCTTTGCTCCCTCGAGAACTGATCTATTCTCTAATCCTTTTATCATCTCAGTAAGCCTCTTCGCAACATACGCAACCCCATTCTCTTTCATTAGATCTTCTCCTTCCACAACCACATCAAAGGAGCTAACACAATTACCAATATAATTCTTAGGTAATGGAGGGTTTAAACGGGATCTACAGTCTACCGTAATCAAGATTTTAATCTTATCATTGCTATTTAAGCCTTTTGCTTCAAGCATGCAAACCAACGTATATGCATATACAAGCACATAAGTCGACAAATATATTGgctttgtttgatttgtttccTCTTTGGATCCAAAATTATCCAGTTGAGACTTTACCGTTTCCCGAAGCTGCTGTATATCTTCACGAGAGAGTTCGAACGTTGTTCTTACCAGGTTTGATGGAGTTTCTGGAAATGGAAAAGGCTTCAAACTTCTAGTATTGTCATCGGAACCTGGAAGTTTTACTCCCAGCCAGAAATTCAAGTACCACATGTCTAGCCCTTCAGGATCCTGAACAACTGCTCGATTGAAAAACGGGGTTAGTTCTTCCGGTAACAAGCTAGGGATTTCCATTTTTTCATCGACTAACTGTCTGCAAATGCGAGCCCATGCATTCATGAAAAAGGATACGCTCAAGCCATCAAGAACAGCATGGTTAGTGGTGTGGCCGATGCAAAAACCTTTATTTGGAAATAAAGTGATCTGAATAGCAAGTGTAGATGCTATAGTATCAGATATTGATACATTTGGCACATAATGATGTGACTCAATAGCATCATGCACTTCACTACAGAGATGGTCAAAGTCTGCACTGGACTCGGCAACAGTAATTTTAATACCATCATCTGGAGTATTGTACGTAATGACGGGTTTGATGGAATTTGCAGGCCATGTGAGGTTACCGGCAAGAGGACGGAAGTGGGAAAGAGTTAAAGAGAGTGAGTGCTTGACCTTGGGAAGAATTACGGAGTTAAAGAAAGTAGGGGTTAACCCGGGGAGTTTATAGAAAAAGATGCCTTGAACCGGAGGGAATTTGAGGTTGAAGATATCAGAGAAGATGAGAGGCAGAGATAGTTCGGTGCTTGACTC of the Populus nigra chromosome 7, ddPopNigr1.1, whole genome shotgun sequence genome contains:
- the LOC133700089 gene encoding malonyl-CoA:anthocyanidin 5-O-glucoside-6''-O-malonyltransferase-like, coding for MASTKPLNVLEICHVSPSSTSPESSTELSLPLIFSDIFNLKFPPVQGIFFYKLPGLTPTFFNSVILPKVKHSLSLTLSHFRPLAGNLTWPANSIKPVITYNTPDDGIKITVAESSADFDHLCSEVHDAIESHHYVPNVSISDTIASTLAIQITLFPNKGFCIGHTTNHAVLDGLSVSFFMNAWARICRQLVDEKMEIPSLLPEELTPFFNRAVVQDPEGLDMWYLNFWLGVKLPGSDDNTRSLKPFPFPETPSNLVRTTFELSREDIQQLRETVKSQLDNFGSKEETNQTKPIYLSTYVLVYAYTLVCMLEAKGLNSNDKIKILITVDCRSRLNPPLPKNYIGNCVSSFDVVVEGEDLMKENGVAYVAKRLTEMIKGLENRSVLEGAKERLPYNDWEPDIRQVRAVGTNRFGMYGADFGWGKPSNVEVTTIDRVDAFSIMESKDESGGVEVGLVLKEHEMKLFGSLFASGLRM